One Paenarthrobacter aurescens TC1 DNA window includes the following coding sequences:
- a CDS encoding putative glycosyl hydrolases family 32 protein (identified by match to protein family HMM PF00251): MTELTHPLATVPQDELVARAEADPLRPRFHFVSPAGWLNDPNGVSHWNGTYHLFYQYNPEGAFHHRIQWGHATSTDLVTWTDQPVALEPSAGPDADGCWSGVLVNDGGTPTLVYSGRFEGRELPCVAVGSDDLLSWTKDPGNPVIAAPPVGVETTAYRDHCVWREGTVWRQLVGSGIRHRGGTAFLYESADLRSWNYIGPLFIGDASQGDPADTDWTGTMWECVDLFRAGHGSLGSAPGDDSPDVLVFSAWDDGETRHPLYWTGRYSEDAFEPEGLHRLDYGGRFFYAPQSFLDESGRRVMFGWMQEGRSDAAMVEAGWSGVMSLPRVTTLAKDGTLEFAPVPEIEKLRRNHVSVTAQVLVGAGTPTDTGVSGKQLDLELDVQLAPGAELRLGVLSSQDGAEETAIVLSRTADVTLAGTLRLDRTRSSLDPGVDVEDKSGTLPMTDGRVRLRVLVDRSAVEIFANGKPLTARVYPTLGGERMTLAATEGSVRLLSFDAWTMAGVFEETRSLLPERK, from the coding sequence ATGACTGAACTGACCCACCCGCTTGCCACCGTTCCGCAGGATGAGTTGGTGGCCCGCGCCGAAGCCGACCCCCTCCGCCCGCGATTCCACTTCGTATCACCGGCCGGTTGGCTCAACGATCCCAACGGCGTGAGTCATTGGAACGGAACCTACCACCTGTTCTACCAGTACAACCCGGAGGGTGCTTTCCACCACCGCATCCAGTGGGGCCACGCCACCAGCACCGATCTCGTCACCTGGACAGACCAGCCCGTTGCCTTGGAACCGTCCGCGGGACCTGACGCCGACGGCTGCTGGTCGGGGGTGTTGGTGAACGACGGCGGTACGCCCACCTTGGTGTATTCGGGCCGGTTTGAGGGCAGGGAACTGCCCTGTGTCGCAGTAGGTTCCGATGACTTGCTGAGTTGGACCAAGGACCCCGGAAATCCGGTGATTGCCGCACCTCCGGTTGGAGTCGAGACCACCGCTTACCGCGACCATTGTGTATGGCGCGAAGGAACCGTGTGGCGGCAGTTGGTGGGGTCAGGGATCCGCCACCGCGGTGGCACGGCTTTCTTGTACGAGTCTGCTGATCTTCGCTCCTGGAACTACATTGGACCATTGTTCATCGGTGATGCTTCGCAGGGGGATCCCGCGGACACCGACTGGACCGGAACCATGTGGGAATGCGTTGACCTGTTTCGGGCAGGACATGGATCGCTGGGGTCTGCACCCGGTGACGACTCGCCGGACGTGCTGGTCTTCTCCGCATGGGACGACGGCGAAACCCGCCACCCGTTGTACTGGACCGGCCGCTACTCCGAAGATGCATTCGAACCCGAGGGGCTCCACCGGTTGGACTATGGAGGCCGCTTTTTCTACGCACCGCAGTCATTCCTGGACGAGTCCGGGCGGCGCGTGATGTTCGGCTGGATGCAAGAAGGCCGAAGTGATGCGGCGATGGTGGAAGCCGGCTGGTCCGGCGTCATGAGCCTGCCGCGTGTCACAACATTGGCGAAAGACGGAACCCTGGAGTTCGCACCTGTTCCCGAAATAGAAAAGCTGCGCAGAAATCACGTTAGCGTTACAGCCCAGGTACTCGTAGGCGCCGGAACGCCCACGGATACCGGCGTGTCAGGCAAGCAGCTTGACCTGGAACTGGACGTGCAGCTCGCTCCCGGTGCCGAGCTCCGACTCGGAGTGCTTAGCTCCCAGGATGGGGCTGAGGAGACAGCGATCGTGCTGAGCCGCACCGCCGACGTAACCCTCGCTGGCACACTCCGCCTGGACCGCACCCGCAGCAGCCTTGACCCTGGCGTCGATGTGGAGGACAAGTCCGGCACCCTACCGATGACCGACGGTCGCGTTCGACTGCGCGTCCTGGTGGACCGGTCCGCCGTCGAAATTTTCGCCAACGGTAAGCCGCTCACAGCCCGCGTCTATCCGACCCTGGGCGGTGAGCGCATGACCCTGGCCGCCACCGAAGGCTCCGTGCGGCTCCTCTCATTCGATGCATGGACCATGGCCGGGGTCTTTGAAGAGACCCGTAGCCTCTTGCCGGAACGAAAGTGA
- a CDS encoding putative glycosyl hydrolases family 32 protein (identified by match to protein family HMM PF00251; match to protein family HMM TIGR01409): MNPMEQSPSVSRRGLLTGAGAVALGGSIAMGGCLAQSSPAAAATTPGSPSKGTSRMRPVYHFSVPDNWKNDPQRPIYLDGEYHYYYLYNADYIGGGGGTSWRRATTTDHVAFRDRGVAIPKFTNTNGDCWSGCLVVDEQNTAGYGAGAVIALVTQAPEGRQAQYLWYSTDRGRSFKPGGAAPVLPNPGVHDFRDPKVIWDVDRGRWFMANAEGQKLGFYSSPDLRSWTRVGEFLRNDLGLLECPDIFRMTADDGTSHWILGTSANGKGRGLPATYAYWTGVFDGSSFTPHRPEPEWLDYGFDFYGAVTYPHHDASGAEDPTLRRAIGWANFWDYPHNTPTLATEAYNGDDMIVRDVRLMSGNGAYYLASAPTSALDNHVKRGHRLGDVAVSGTKDLTVRSLAYDLSCELVWNPAAPPANVGFELCRAPGGGRHVAAGVFLRGPFTYVNRRPTINPTAGETQTPVDPAAGRLAIRILVDRTSVEMFVGDGRVVHSHRVFPLEGDTGIRLYAHEGAATFRDLTIRELKITP, from the coding sequence GTGAATCCCATGGAACAATCACCATCGGTCTCCCGCCGTGGACTACTTACTGGAGCCGGCGCGGTTGCGCTGGGTGGATCGATTGCTATGGGCGGGTGCCTAGCCCAGTCCAGCCCCGCTGCCGCTGCCACGACACCAGGCTCACCATCGAAAGGAACATCCAGGATGCGCCCGGTTTATCACTTCAGCGTGCCCGACAACTGGAAGAACGATCCCCAGCGACCCATCTACCTGGATGGGGAGTACCACTACTACTACTTGTACAACGCTGACTACATCGGTGGCGGTGGCGGCACGTCCTGGCGTCGCGCCACCACCACGGATCATGTCGCCTTCCGGGATCGCGGAGTGGCGATACCGAAGTTCACCAACACTAACGGCGACTGCTGGTCCGGATGTCTGGTGGTGGATGAGCAAAATACCGCAGGGTACGGAGCGGGTGCGGTCATAGCCCTAGTTACCCAAGCGCCGGAAGGTCGCCAAGCCCAGTACCTTTGGTACTCAACGGACCGGGGACGCTCTTTCAAGCCGGGAGGCGCGGCTCCTGTGCTACCCAACCCGGGTGTGCACGATTTCCGCGACCCCAAGGTGATCTGGGACGTGGACCGTGGGCGGTGGTTCATGGCCAATGCCGAGGGGCAGAAGCTCGGTTTCTACAGTTCTCCCGACCTGCGGTCCTGGACGCGCGTTGGCGAATTTCTTCGCAACGACTTAGGGCTGCTCGAGTGCCCCGATATTTTTCGAATGACCGCCGACGACGGTACCTCGCACTGGATCCTTGGTACCAGCGCGAACGGCAAGGGCCGCGGACTGCCCGCGACGTACGCCTATTGGACAGGCGTTTTTGACGGCAGTTCCTTCACGCCTCACCGTCCCGAGCCGGAATGGCTCGACTATGGCTTCGACTTCTACGGTGCTGTGACCTACCCGCATCACGATGCATCGGGTGCCGAGGACCCCACACTGCGCCGGGCCATCGGCTGGGCGAACTTTTGGGACTACCCCCACAACACTCCCACCCTCGCAACAGAGGCTTACAACGGCGATGACATGATCGTCCGCGATGTCCGGCTCATGAGCGGAAACGGTGCTTACTACCTTGCTTCGGCCCCCACCTCTGCTTTGGATAATCACGTGAAGCGCGGGCATCGCCTGGGTGATGTGGCGGTTTCTGGGACCAAGGATCTGACCGTCCGGTCGCTGGCCTACGATCTGTCCTGCGAGCTGGTGTGGAATCCGGCCGCTCCGCCCGCCAATGTCGGTTTTGAGTTATGCCGCGCCCCGGGTGGCGGCAGGCATGTAGCTGCGGGCGTCTTCCTGCGTGGCCCGTTCACCTATGTCAACCGCCGCCCCACGATCAACCCCACTGCCGGCGAAACCCAAACCCCTGTTGACCCCGCCGCCGGGCGCCTCGCTATACGCATCCTCGTGGATCGCACAAGCGTCGAGATGTTCGTAGGAGATGGGCGCGTGGTGCACTCGCACCGGGTTTTCCCCCTGGAAGGCGACACCGGTATCCGCCTCTACGCCCATGAAGGAGCCGCTACCTTCCGGGACCTGACCATCCGTGAACTCAAGATCACGCCATAG
- a CDS encoding fructokinase (identified by match to protein family HMM PF00294) has protein sequence MDYLRTASPQTHPALDVMVVGEALMDVVTAGNRKVEHPGGSPANVAYGLARLGVGTGLLTAIASDDRGRRIEEHLRSAGVILLPGSRSLTSTASATATIAPDGSAHYDFDISWDLAHQTPAFFPKILHTGSIATFLHPGASVVKSLLEQAHRHCVITYDPNIRPALLGSHVEAKAIFEELVTFTDVVKLSDEDAQWLYPGRSMDEAAAHILGLGTSLAVITKGAEGAHFATPGFSVSIPAAKTRVADTIGAGDSFMSALILGLLNRGTEGFAPAVLDQLGHAAAAAAAITVQRPGANPPTLEELNAVLESQRVG, from the coding sequence ATGGATTACCTCAGAACAGCCTCACCCCAAACTCATCCGGCACTGGATGTCATGGTGGTGGGTGAGGCGCTTATGGACGTTGTTACCGCCGGAAATCGGAAGGTGGAGCACCCTGGAGGTTCACCGGCGAACGTCGCTTACGGACTCGCGCGTCTCGGCGTAGGCACAGGCCTCCTCACGGCCATAGCCTCGGACGACCGGGGGAGGCGCATCGAAGAGCACCTCCGAAGTGCAGGTGTGATACTTCTGCCGGGATCCAGATCCCTCACCAGCACGGCATCGGCAACAGCAACCATTGCGCCCGATGGATCAGCCCACTACGACTTCGACATCTCCTGGGATCTGGCCCATCAAACCCCTGCATTCTTCCCGAAGATACTGCATACGGGTTCTATTGCCACTTTCCTTCATCCGGGCGCCAGCGTGGTGAAATCCCTGCTGGAACAAGCGCACAGGCATTGCGTGATCACGTACGACCCGAATATTCGGCCCGCACTTCTCGGAAGCCACGTGGAAGCGAAGGCGATCTTTGAGGAGCTGGTGACTTTCACCGACGTCGTCAAACTCAGCGATGAGGATGCTCAGTGGCTGTATCCAGGTCGGAGCATGGACGAAGCGGCCGCTCACATTCTGGGGCTGGGTACCAGCCTGGCGGTCATTACCAAGGGCGCGGAAGGCGCCCACTTCGCCACCCCGGGCTTCAGCGTCAGCATCCCTGCCGCGAAAACCCGCGTTGCAGACACCATCGGTGCCGGAGACTCGTTCATGTCAGCGCTGATTCTGGGATTGCTCAACCGCGGAACGGAAGGGTTCGCCCCAGCCGTTCTGGACCAGCTCGGGCATGCCGCGGCCGCGGCTGCGGCAATCACTGTTCAGCGCCCGGGAGCGAACCCTCCCACCCTTGAGGAATTGAACGCCGTTCTCGAAAGTCAGCGGGTCGGATGA
- a CDS encoding putative ABC transporter, ATP-binding protein (identified by match to protein family HMM PF00005), with protein sequence MHPVTVKHIEIHYQKRLELGVITSGPALSARNLHFSFGDVTALHGVDLDLERGKVTAIAGPNGAGKSTLIEILAGVRTPAHGTVDRDDDVALVVQRVTTPASLPLTVRDVVTMGTWGDRSGRGSTPRAAERKARVAEALARVQLTKYASSPFNALSGGQRQRVLLAQGIARRARIFLLDEPAAGLDLESRQRTRAMLAAEAVRGAAVACVSHDEESIDAADCVVRLVCGRRVS encoded by the coding sequence GTGCACCCAGTCACTGTAAAACATATTGAGATTCATTATCAAAAGCGCTTAGAATTGGGTGTGATCACTTCCGGCCCCGCCCTCAGCGCACGCAACCTTCACTTCAGCTTCGGCGACGTTACCGCCCTGCACGGCGTTGACCTGGACCTCGAACGGGGCAAAGTCACGGCTATCGCCGGCCCCAACGGAGCAGGAAAATCGACCCTCATCGAGATCCTTGCGGGGGTTCGGACACCTGCCCACGGCACAGTGGACCGCGACGACGACGTGGCCCTGGTAGTCCAGCGGGTCACCACCCCGGCCTCTCTCCCCCTCACCGTCCGTGACGTAGTGACGATGGGCACGTGGGGAGATAGGTCCGGCCGGGGTTCCACACCAAGAGCAGCGGAGCGAAAAGCCCGGGTAGCGGAGGCTTTGGCCCGCGTTCAGCTCACAAAATATGCGTCATCACCGTTCAATGCCCTGTCCGGAGGCCAACGGCAGCGCGTGCTGCTTGCCCAGGGCATAGCGCGCCGTGCCCGCATTTTCCTGCTGGATGAACCCGCGGCTGGCTTGGATCTGGAGAGCCGGCAGCGAACACGCGCCATGCTCGCAGCAGAAGCAGTACGCGGTGCAGCAGTGGCCTGCGTCAGCCACGACGAAGAATCGATCGACGCCGCGGACTGCGTAGTCAGACTGGTCTGCGGCCGACGGGTGAGCTAA
- the mntB gene encoding ABC-type Mn2+ transport systems, permease component (identified by match to protein family HMM PF00950), whose protein sequence is MIMNLNMFYSDWVHWLIEPFTADFFLRALIGGGLVAIICGVVGTWVVIRGMAFLGEAIGHGMLPGVALATVVGAPAIAGGAVSAVVMSATISLLQRRGRLSYDTSIGLLFVSMLSLGVIIVSHSRSFATDATAMLFGDILAMDAGDLLGLLLAVFATVFIAVILHRSFVATAFDTRIAQTLGLRPQLAQLAMVGLVTLAVVSSYQAVGSLLVVGLLLAPAVAAGPWTRSIPARMAVAAAFGIVAVVLGLLCSWYAGTAAGASIAMAAITLAALSSLVASSVVASSVGASGAGRRLNAWRSRRAAKMPEPQPAPVSVSLIGK, encoded by the coding sequence TTGATAATGAATCTCAATATGTTTTACAGTGACTGGGTGCACTGGCTAATTGAACCCTTTACCGCAGACTTCTTCCTTCGGGCCCTCATCGGAGGAGGCCTCGTTGCGATCATCTGTGGTGTCGTTGGGACCTGGGTGGTTATACGGGGCATGGCCTTCCTTGGCGAGGCCATCGGCCACGGGATGCTGCCGGGCGTAGCACTGGCGACAGTCGTCGGCGCACCAGCCATAGCGGGCGGGGCGGTGAGCGCCGTCGTCATGAGCGCGACGATCAGCTTGCTTCAACGTCGCGGCCGGCTGTCGTACGACACCAGCATCGGTCTGCTCTTCGTCTCCATGCTGTCGCTCGGAGTCATCATCGTGTCCCACTCACGCTCTTTTGCCACGGACGCAACCGCCATGCTGTTCGGTGACATCCTCGCCATGGACGCCGGAGACCTGCTTGGGCTGCTCCTGGCGGTCTTTGCCACAGTCTTCATTGCGGTCATCCTCCACCGCAGCTTCGTGGCCACAGCTTTCGATACACGCATCGCCCAGACCTTGGGCCTCCGACCACAGCTCGCCCAGCTGGCAATGGTGGGACTGGTGACCCTCGCTGTTGTCTCTTCCTATCAAGCCGTCGGTTCGTTGCTGGTGGTGGGACTCTTGCTCGCGCCGGCTGTTGCTGCCGGCCCTTGGACACGCAGCATTCCGGCCCGAATGGCGGTAGCAGCCGCCTTCGGCATAGTGGCGGTGGTACTGGGCCTGCTGTGTTCCTGGTACGCCGGCACAGCGGCGGGCGCCTCCATCGCCATGGCCGCTATTACCCTGGCCGCCTTATCCAGCTTGGTAGCGTCCAGCGTGGTGGCGTCCAGCGTGGGTGCATCAGGTGCGGGGCGGCGCCTAAACGCCTGGCGCAGCAGGCGGGCAGCCAAAATGCCCGAACCGCAACCTGCCCCTGTCTCTGTATCCCTCATTGGAAAGTAG
- a CDS encoding putative lipoprotein, translating to MNLRANPVNLRTKPAALAALALLFLSGCGSPSTTQAPQPGAGELSSSGDGHGTINGVAEVAEPQLHLVAIDSEGEASMLDLLNGTPSRLGSVGSPASVSTDGRYIFAASSTGVDILDSGVWTWDHVDHFHYYRGEAGKLGKVDGEGTAAIATGMLSTAGTTGLFFPTSGEAVLVDNTALSDGTISETLRIKTEPHAGLIAPLGEGAVVTDPDSAGNAARLRALDANGKEVASTDCPAAEGTITTRVGLVIGCSDGAVIATMDNTTPVFEHVRYPQGAAAPATEFNARKGRPTVAGLGTDSGVWLLDTRQQTWDWLPTSTPVVAAATADDAEHHAVIIGADGTVQVYDTSTKERIATTEPLMAASLADPALAGKIQLAVDAQRAYVNAPAESLIYEIDYADGARIARTLDLPTKPVHFAETGR from the coding sequence ATGAACCTCCGCGCAAACCCGGTGAATCTCCGAACGAAACCCGCAGCCCTCGCCGCCCTGGCCCTTCTCTTTCTTTCGGGGTGTGGCAGTCCGTCCACCACGCAGGCGCCACAACCTGGCGCGGGCGAACTTTCCTCGAGTGGTGATGGGCACGGGACGATCAACGGCGTGGCTGAGGTTGCTGAACCGCAGCTTCACCTTGTGGCTATCGACTCCGAAGGCGAGGCCTCCATGCTGGATCTCCTCAATGGAACGCCGTCCCGGCTGGGAAGCGTTGGGTCTCCGGCTTCGGTCAGCACCGACGGGCGGTACATCTTTGCTGCCAGCAGCACCGGCGTGGACATTCTGGACAGTGGTGTGTGGACGTGGGATCACGTGGACCACTTCCACTACTACCGGGGTGAAGCCGGGAAGCTCGGCAAGGTAGACGGTGAAGGTACTGCCGCCATCGCCACGGGGATGCTCTCTACGGCGGGCACAACCGGGCTGTTCTTCCCAACCTCCGGGGAAGCAGTCCTAGTGGATAACACGGCGCTCTCCGACGGGACTATTTCCGAGACCCTTCGCATCAAGACCGAGCCACACGCAGGCTTGATCGCCCCCTTGGGCGAAGGGGCAGTGGTCACCGACCCGGACAGCGCAGGGAACGCTGCCCGGCTGCGCGCACTCGACGCCAACGGCAAGGAAGTGGCCAGCACTGATTGCCCTGCGGCGGAAGGAACCATCACCACCAGGGTGGGATTGGTGATTGGCTGCTCCGACGGTGCCGTGATCGCAACCATGGACAACACAACACCAGTCTTCGAACACGTTCGCTACCCGCAGGGTGCTGCTGCCCCGGCCACCGAATTCAATGCACGAAAGGGCAGGCCTACGGTTGCCGGCCTGGGCACCGATTCCGGAGTATGGCTCCTGGACACCCGCCAGCAAACGTGGGACTGGCTGCCGACGTCCACCCCCGTCGTAGCTGCCGCAACAGCGGACGACGCCGAGCACCACGCGGTGATCATCGGCGCCGACGGCACGGTGCAGGTATATGACACGTCAACAAAGGAACGCATTGCCACCACGGAGCCGCTGATGGCCGCTTCCCTCGCGGATCCAGCTCTGGCCGGAAAAATTCAGCTCGCAGTCGATGCCCAGCGGGCCTACGTGAATGCCCCCGCCGAGAGCCTGATCTACGAAATTGACTATGCCGACGGCGCGAGGATTGCGCGGACGCTGGACCTGCCTACAAAGCCTGTTCATTTTGCGGAGACCGGCCGATGA
- a CDS encoding putative solute binding protein (identified by match to protein family HMM PF01297) has product MRRAVVLALAAAAALALPGCSQPGTPEKPQVVVTTNILGDVTKEVLGDQAEVTTLMQPNADPHSFELSAQQAALMGSADLVVSNGLGLEEGLQQHLDRAAKAGAPMVAAGEVVDVVPYSSGDAQGAPDPHFWTDPAAMIDVVDAVENAARDIKGIDPTQLAANAAAYRNQLNQLNTEMTSAFAAIPKERRALVTNHHVFGYLAKRFDFQVVGAVVPGGTTLAAPSAADLRQLSEAIRSAGVPTIFADSSQPDRLVQVLASEAGVNVQVAELFTESLTGPDGGAASYLDMMRANTDRIASGLKA; this is encoded by the coding sequence ATGAGGCGCGCGGTCGTACTTGCCCTCGCCGCGGCGGCCGCACTGGCCCTCCCGGGTTGCTCGCAACCCGGGACGCCGGAGAAGCCGCAGGTAGTGGTTACCACCAACATTTTGGGTGACGTTACCAAGGAAGTACTGGGTGACCAGGCCGAGGTAACAACTCTGATGCAGCCCAACGCTGATCCGCACTCCTTCGAACTATCGGCCCAGCAGGCGGCCCTCATGGGCAGCGCAGACCTGGTGGTCTCCAACGGCCTCGGCCTGGAGGAAGGATTGCAACAACATCTGGACAGGGCCGCGAAAGCCGGTGCGCCAATGGTGGCGGCAGGTGAGGTGGTGGACGTCGTGCCTTACAGTTCCGGCGACGCCCAAGGCGCGCCCGACCCCCACTTCTGGACGGATCCGGCAGCCATGATCGACGTCGTTGACGCCGTCGAAAATGCGGCGCGCGATATTAAGGGGATCGATCCCACCCAGCTTGCTGCCAACGCAGCGGCTTATCGGAACCAGCTCAATCAGCTGAACACGGAAATGACGAGCGCCTTCGCTGCCATCCCCAAGGAGCGAAGGGCCTTGGTCACCAACCACCATGTTTTTGGCTACCTTGCCAAACGATTCGATTTCCAGGTTGTTGGCGCGGTGGTCCCCGGGGGGACAACCTTGGCGGCACCGAGCGCCGCTGACCTGCGCCAACTCAGCGAGGCCATCCGCAGCGCCGGTGTCCCTACCATTTTCGCGGACTCATCCCAGCCCGACCGGCTGGTGCAAGTCCTCGCCAGTGAGGCCGGCGTCAACGTTCAGGTCGCGGAGCTCTTCACCGAATCGCTGACAGGACCCGACGGCGGCGCAGCCAGCTACCTGGACATGATGCGCGCCAATACAGATCGCATTGCCTCCGGGCTCAAGGCCTGA
- a CDS encoding putative lipoprotein, with product MRNHYMLRQRSTRLGGIALMAGMTLLASACASTTSGSTTLEGTAGSPSASSTDSAEAHGRVAISYPGGISVLDSKTLEVVKKFDSEEFTRLNAAGDGRHVIVTTKAGFQLLDTVEPKLTELVVDATAAGHVVRHAGKTVLFDDGTGTTTILKTDALAKAEGALPEAQTYKADSAHHGVSIVLEDGKLLTTLGDKSSRSGAIALESHGDHWDKVAESKECPGIHGEGTAADEAVIFGCEDGALLYHHGKFEKFTAPDKYGRMGNAFVSETSPIVVGDYKTDPDAEGYLLNSVALIDTDQHTFNVVKLPEAVQYTFRDVARGPGDLAYILSTNGSIHVLDPKDGKIVNEFPVIKAWEGPADWQDAHPAIVVNGNIAYVTEPTANTVHSVDLTTGKITASSKLDVVPNEIAITLGTH from the coding sequence ATGAGGAACCACTACATGCTCCGCCAACGAAGCACCCGCCTGGGAGGCATCGCACTGATGGCCGGGATGACGCTCCTGGCCTCCGCCTGCGCCAGCACCACATCAGGCAGCACCACTCTAGAAGGTACAGCCGGGTCGCCCAGCGCGTCCTCCACGGACTCCGCAGAGGCTCACGGACGCGTTGCTATCTCCTACCCGGGAGGCATCAGCGTCCTGGACAGCAAAACACTGGAGGTGGTCAAGAAATTCGACTCCGAAGAGTTCACCAGGCTGAACGCTGCCGGCGACGGCCGCCACGTTATTGTCACCACTAAGGCAGGCTTTCAGCTTCTGGACACGGTGGAACCTAAGCTCACTGAGCTGGTGGTGGACGCAACGGCTGCCGGGCACGTAGTCCGGCACGCCGGCAAGACGGTCCTGTTCGACGACGGTACGGGAACCACCACCATCCTGAAGACCGACGCCCTCGCCAAGGCAGAGGGTGCTTTGCCTGAGGCGCAGACGTACAAGGCCGACTCCGCACACCATGGAGTGTCCATTGTGTTGGAGGACGGGAAGCTCCTTACCACCCTTGGTGACAAATCGTCACGCAGTGGTGCCATTGCGCTCGAATCCCACGGCGACCACTGGGACAAAGTGGCCGAGAGCAAAGAATGCCCCGGGATCCATGGCGAAGGAACTGCAGCTGATGAGGCAGTGATCTTTGGCTGCGAGGACGGCGCCCTGCTGTACCACCACGGAAAGTTCGAGAAGTTCACGGCACCGGATAAGTACGGCCGGATGGGCAATGCCTTCGTCTCCGAGACCAGTCCGATTGTGGTGGGCGACTACAAAACTGACCCTGACGCTGAAGGCTACCTCCTCAACTCTGTGGCGCTGATCGACACGGATCAGCACACCTTCAATGTGGTCAAGCTCCCGGAAGCCGTCCAGTACACCTTCCGGGATGTCGCCCGGGGACCCGGAGACTTGGCCTACATCCTCTCCACGAACGGCTCAATCCACGTGCTGGATCCAAAGGACGGGAAGATCGTCAACGAGTTCCCCGTGATCAAAGCCTGGGAAGGCCCGGCTGATTGGCAGGACGCCCACCCCGCCATCGTGGTCAACGGGAACATCGCGTACGTCACCGAACCGACAGCAAACACCGTACATTCGGTGGATCTGACCACGGGGAAGATCACAGCATCGTCCAAGCTGGACGTCGTGCCCAACGAAATCGCCATCACCCTCGGAACGCACTGA